The Labrus mixtus chromosome 21, fLabMix1.1, whole genome shotgun sequence nucleotide sequence AGAGGATGTTAAAGAGTTCCTGGAGCATGTCGCTGCTCCTCGAGTCAACCGGGGCTGGGAGTTCCTGCTGCCTACTGATGCAGACTTCATTAAGAAACACCCAGATGTGGCCCACAGGCAGCACATGCTGTGGCTCGGCATCCAGAGCAAGTAGGTCACagtgaagctgttttcacacatgcacacatcctgaaaatgtcagcagCCTGCTCCTGTTGCTGCAGAAATCCAAACTGGAGGAGAAGCGGCAGAGAATGACACTTTATTGACAGTTTGATTTGTTATTGCACACATTCACAGTTCAAGGAGAAGAACATGTTGAGCAGAAAAGTACGATGTACACATTTTGCGTCGGTGTGAAACACCTGTGAGATGGTgcagttaaaaaacaacttcctgCTTCTATAATGGAGTGCTCTTGTCAATCACAGAAGTtctcttttaatgtgtttaatctgTACAAACCTGTTGTCTGTCCTTGAAGGTTGGAAAAGGTCTTCAACTGCTCTAAAGAAGATTTCATGCCAAAGAATTCACCTCAGCCTGGTGAGTTATAACTTTAACGTCCACCTTAGTGCATTCAAAATTCAAAGGAATAATATGAACATTTGTagctgatgttttcttctttttttggggggcccAGAGCCGGTTCAAATAAGCGGGGAGCAGCGTCTAAAGATGGCTCAGGAACGTGCACAAGACCACCGCTCGTCTTTACAGAAGGACCTGGATGCAAAAAGGGCGGGAACCGGTGTCCGCATCAAGCAGGAGCCCGTCGGGGAGGACGAACCCATGGACacttcgtcttcctcctcctcctcctccatccccaACGGCTCCGTCAACGGTTACCCCGCTGGCTCCACCGCCGCTGGCTTCGATCACACTAACGGCAACGGAGCCAACGCGTCGTCTCTGGAGCTGCAGGACTTTGTGCAAAAGACTTTCAGGAAGCATTTTGTACTGACGCTGAACGAGTTCAAGAGGCTGCTAAACCTCCACCTGGCCTCCATGCCGGTGGGTCGGAGCGCCTTCCACTCCATCTCGGATCACATGCTGCAGGAGGCCATACTGCTCAGCCCGTGCAGACAGATATTGGTGCCTGTGAGTATTCAGAGAGGAccgctcttcctctttctcactGTTATAACTGATGTTACTGTAAGGCAGGGCGGCAAATGCGACCTAAAATTATCATCAgaggatgctttttttttgttaaggttCCTTTTTATGGAAAGGGGTGTTCTCCTCAAAACATAAGAGAACAGAAGTGTAGCATCTCTTTAGTTATGTTGTCAATTTACTGGTGGCACATGGCTAGATCATGCGTCTCCAAATCCGTCTCCAGTGACCACTTGTGATCAGATCTCACTTCCCACTTCATATGCTAATTAACACAAAGCTTCATTGACCTTCAttagccatttaaaaaaaaaacataaaatgataaGAACTGTTTCATATTTGCTGAAGTTGCAttagatagtttttttttttttgtggctcttATGCAGAATCATTTGATAACCGCTAGTCTGCTCTGTTGAACTGCGATTATTCAAGCATGTCCTTCAGGATAAGAAGTAACGATAAGTTGGATTAGATTTCAGTTCATACTCGCTTCATACTGAAGGCTCACACCTCGGCAACAAGCAGGACTGAGGGTTCCTCTGTCTCATCAGGATCCAAGATTATGAtcctctctgtcctggattGAGTCCTTGCTGCTCTAGTCCCAGTCTAGTTGTAACCTCCTGTGTAagctgggggggaggggggggttccTCTCTGCAGTTTGAATGCACAATACCCTATCAGTTTTCTCGAACAGAATAACGACATTAACGGTCGTTTTGCTTGTGAGCGCTTTCTTGTCTTTAAAGCAGTCGATGAAGCGATGCAGACCTTCTCGGGTTGCCCTGTAGTTCCTGCTGCCACCTGATACCTGGTGTTTGTAGTCCTTCCACTATGTTTAGACTCTAGTTTAAAGGCTTAATGTAGATGGATCAgacctgtttttgttgtttattttagctgtgttttCCTTGGTGTGGTGTTTGCTCACAGGACAGGGAGTGGCGTCTTGTTTCATTAAGCAGCCAGATCTCCTGCCAGGTCCTGGTCCTGGCTTAGGTCTTATCCAATCTGTTTCCCTGACATTAGAGGATTTTAGTCACTGTAGGGGGGGGGAGTGGCTGGGTGCCATCTTTGTTATGCAACCAATTATTGGCCTCAAAGTAAAGCTGATTAGTGATCAGAGAGGGACTAATCAGGTTTGTTGTGTGTAAACTCTGGCAGATCTTGAATCAGGTgactctcttgctctctctctgcatcactGCTGGCCTCACTGTTCAGAGACGTCTGACAGAGATCAGGTCTGTGTCAGTGGGATGTGTGAGGAGGGTAACCCTGGTCTGGACACTTAAAGCTGGCCCTTCTGGTCACAGCAGTGCTCGGACTCTGCGTATTTTCAGCCTGGCATTTGGACAAAAGATCAAATAATGTGTCTGAGAGGAAGGACAGATTGGCTATGAATTGTTGGCTTTTGCACAAATTTCACTTGACGTTTTCTTTTCTCGTTTGTGGCGTCAAAACGACAACAACGatattgtgttttcttctaGGCTGGTCGCTGTTCCTTAAAGCTCACATCTCTtgacaacacaaccaaaaaaTATGTACCAACATTTTGGCAATTTCCCCCTCTTCGGGAGATGTTCACTTACATTTCCGAAGTTTTCACTTAATTATTGAGACTATTTCTACACGACTGCTGGGTATCTTAGCTTCTGAAGGCAGCTTTGGACAAACATGGgagacacattaaaaaaaaaaagtcctgctgAAAAAATCCCAAAGCAACTCCCACAAGAGCATTTTAACAATGCTAGAATACATCTTATGCACATGATATTGGATAATACCTTCATTTTTAATAACCAGAAATGACACACTTTTTGAATTACAGTCACATTACCAATGTACCGAAACactgccaatgtatttgtgtgaTTTAGACCAGacgttctcaactggtgggttggttCCAAAAGTGGGTTGCAGAGCAGTTTTTTAGTCACTGATATGTGAACCTGTCAGAaaaaggcgggggggggggggggggggggttcgatccccagctcctgcagccacatatgTCTGATATGTctatgggcaagacacttaacccaaagctGCTCCCGCTGCTCCGTTGGCAGTGTATGGCCTCCgtcatcagggtgtgaatgggtgtgacctgcagtgtaacagcgctttgagtagtcagactagtagaaaagcgctgtacaagctcaagtccgtttaGCATTTAATGACATACAGTATAGAAACAATCCAAAAGAGAGATGTTCTGAATGATACTTGATGTTTTTTCCAAGCTTTTAAAAAGTGCAGGGGTAGATTTAGAGTGACTTTGTAGCGTTACAGAAAAGGTCACCCTTTGATCTAAACTTTGGATGTTCCTGCGCACATCTCTGTATGTaagcttgtgtgtatgtggaccCTCCTCATGTcatgtgtggggggggggaggagagaccTGGTCAGACTTATTAAACGAACGCAGAATGAAAAGATAATGAACCTAAAAGCCTTTTTatagcattttgttttttatcgtTTTAACTAATTTGCTGCGACGGTTGTGTGATCAGTGACGTTTGACATCAGGGCCGTTAATCTgcgttttaatgtttttaacgtgttgtttttctgtgactGATGAATCAAAACGAACGGGTTTATTTCGACAGcctgaatgaaaacagaagctTTTTCACTCCTCTTCCTGATTCTGTGTGTTAAAGGAGCTCGGCTGAAAAAGCTTTCCACTTGAACTTGATTTTCTAACCTCGCTGTTTCTGTCCGACTTCAGTTTCCCGCTCAGAGCAAAGCAGCGTCTGATGAACAGAAGGTGTTTGGTCTGTGGGAGACGGGAGAGGATTTCGACAAGGTAAGAACCCTGAGGCTCGTCGAGGAGGTTCAGAGTCGTCTCGCATCCGTCTCTTCTTACAAAAACATGTAGACATTTACCAAAAGCTCACCACAAACCTCGAGTCGAAGAGGTCGGCCATCACAGAATTTCACATGAAGTTAAGAAACCACACAGTGTGACAGAGTGATGATTGGCTGGTTGCATCACTGCAAAGCAAcacggataaaaaaaaaaagtaggacacAGTTCTGTTTGCCAGAATCTAGCACAGTTGAAGTGAAAAAGCTGCATGCTGTGTTCTTCTCCTTCttgttcctctctcttttctcatgATAGAACATGAGAGGCAATGATGGATGAAGCTTTGCAGTGTGAATCAGGTCTTAAAATGTCCTCACAAGACTTCCTTTGTCAGATTTCCTAATgtaaagatgtgttttcttctctttgcgGTGCTTGTGTCAAGAGAttgcactttaaaacaaaatatataaatatgattggttattgtttttttgtctgaattGGACAAGAAGATCAACAGTCTGTATGCTTAAATATGAAGCTTCAGATAgctgttagcttagcctagcttGGCATGAAGGTTGAAGACTGGAGGAAACAGCTCGCCTGTGTTTGTCAAAGGCAGCATTCTGCATGTCAGCAgctctaaagtaaaaaaaaaaacaagaagcctttttgtttaatcaagtataaaataacaacaacaacaacaacttgttGTTTTAAGAGGATTTTGTGTCTGACTACTTCTTGGCCAGACTCTGAGACTTTGAGTAGTTGTAAAAACAAGCCTTGGTGTTcagtttaaacaaaaacaaaaactctcaATCTGAGTTTTGTTTAGAGGATTTTGTTGATCCAGCCCCGCCAGCAACAAATAGTATTTCCCAAATGTTGAACTATTGTTTTAAATTCTAtacttgtgtttgtatgtttcctcctgcagcagcgtCGACTGCTGTACGACCTGTTTACGAAGAACTACCGAGTCCGGAGGAACATGGTACAGACCAGACTGGCTCAGGACTTTGGCGACGTCTCGAAGGCGGACATCGACCGGCTGCTCAGTGTAAGACGGGTGACGGCTCTGATCTAATTTTATTGAtcttttttgttatatttctgtcctttatcttttctgtcttctgttgTTCCAGGAGTGCTGCAGCAGCCACGCAGGGATGTGGTACCTCAAAGGAACAATACAGTCATGACGCTGagagcctcccccccccccccgccacccTTGTGATTACCGTCAGCCAATCAAATCCTCTCACAGGTGTCCGGTGGGAgggcagagagacagatgtgAGCCAATCGCAGCTCGCCCTGCAACAGAGGCCGAACGGTTTGGAGAACAAAGCTTCAGAAAGTGAAGCTTGTCCTGGATGAACAGAAGCATTTCTGACAGAGAACACGAGCACTCTGATGCAGCGCGGGAGAAAAcagctcttcacacacacacacacacacacacacacacacacgaacacacacgaacacacaaacacagctggagTGTATGAAgggaaaatatgaagaaaagcGAGATATATTTACGGTTTATCAATAGATTTTTGGATTTAAGATCTcatgtttgattatttctgAATTCAACTTTTACCACGTCAGGATGGTGTTTACTATTGAAAGCAGCCAATCCTTAAAGTGCTTTAAATTCACTCCTGGGTGAAGGAAACATCTTTTACTTTatcgtatatatatataaaataaaaaaatcagtttgaggcctttaaaaaaactaagATGATTTTGAATCCTTGTCTGACACAGTTAAAGTGTAAAAGGTCAAACTAGCATTTCTCCTATTTTTAAATACACCATTCAAATGGTTGTGCATGACGTTCAGATGATACATTTATGTGATCAAAACATTTGAAGGCACTTAAAGAGTTGATGCAACACACAAAAGTCAGCAaacctaaaatataaagtgtggggaaaaaaaaatctctttctcCTGATATGCAATCACTGCTACATCCAATGTGGCTCTTCCCATATTTACTTACGATTCAGATGTGTGACGACTGAAATATAAATCCTGAGGTGAGGTGGATTTAAGAAATGGTTTTTCGAGGTGTGTTTCCGGTTGAATGTAACGAGTTcatgatgtttattttctttaggAGAGAGGCTGATTTTGATGATGGCCAACAAAGAtgtaatttaaaagaagaaaaaaaaaaaaagtcatattttgAACTGTTTGGATCGATTCCATCATTAACTGGAAAAAGCTGGACCATCGTCTTCGGATGATTGGGGGGGGAGTTGTTGCTATGGATACGCTGATGTGTCGCCATTTGCTGCTATCTTGAGCCTCCATCTTAAAGTGCCTCCGTCTCACAAAGCATTCAGGACAAACTCCCACACGAAGAAATAAACACTCTGGTTCTCATCGAAACACTTTAAAGACAGTTTAACCTTCAAAAGTGGAAAAGTGGCACATCGTCAAGTGataacagatgttttttttttctttttttcatttgttattttgctCAATAAACATTGTAATGACACTTCAgtgatgttttctgtctgaTCAGTGGTGTTATatttagaggaacatggtgtgATCAGGACCTGTGGATGTGTATTAGAGATGTCAGAGTCGGGCTGCgacacagggagcgcaccagagctgttgggggttcgcTGCCTTGCTCAAGGTTCCTTTGCCATGGCACCTCTCCCACTATCACACCAACTTCCAGACTTCCggaccaggacttgaaccagcgaccctctcCGGTTACCGACCCAAGTTCGCTACTGCTGCTTATTAAGTTAGCATATTCAGATAAATACATCAATGGATATGTGTCTGTTAGAATCTCACACCCTCGGGgagaattatttttctttagctgcgtggttaaaaaaaaaagttacatttaaattcaCCTTTACCTGCTCAAACTTGTCGTGATGCACACATTACACCACAGTTATATTCTTTAGACTGAAATGGGCAACACGTATTTCTGTTTCTTGTTGAGTATAAATAATGATTGCCGTTTGAGTTGAAACATCTTTAAGATCCTCTATGCAGTCTgttaaaagcaaacatttagaGGCGCTGGTGGCTGAGCGGTTTGTTTGTGCagcacatgtacagaggctgtcgTCCCCCCCAAGCAgacggcctgggtttgaatccaacctcatgtcattccccactctcttccGACTCTATCCTGTCTCTCCAATTACGGCTCAAAAAACCCACGATTAAACCcttcaaatattttcacattcaaaGCACACTTAAAGGGATATTCATTCTTAAAGTTACCCCTTAAAATAACTCCCACTGTGATCCTTCTTAATGTGTGCAAATTGACATCTTTATTTACCCAACCCTCCAAACTGTTGAAAGCTCTTTGTTAGATTTCACACAGGAGCACAATAgttctgatggatgatgctTATTGTATTTTAACAGTGAGTTCTGCTTTGTTCGGTCTTACTCTCAGACTATTGTGTTGAGCTTGTGTGGACGGAAACATCGAAGCATCAACTACTGTTTATACAGTTCTCAAACTGTGACAGATATATGAGTTTGTACGACACGTCTCTATGAATAGATTTCACatatttcagaagaaaaaaataaaaataaacacaccacACGTCTCTGCTTCACCTTTTATggctcagaacaacaaacatgatGTCCAATCATGACtcacttaaaaacacattgggcgcacacacatacacacatatatgctGCAGATTACTCGTgaacatcatcttttttttttttttttaagaactacatgtgacagaaaCTGAACGTGTCAGAGAACATCTGACATGTGCAACCCTAAAGTGCTTCTCAAAGTGAATCTTAAGACAAACTATGTGCACAGTATGAAGCTGAACACGCAAACATCAGGCAGCATGAGGAGGAAAGCTTCTAATCATACAATCCTTCACGAGGCCcagtaaatacatttatatgatCAAGTACGCATGTTCAGTCCTTTAGTAGACCTCCTAATTTTAATATCACATTCACTCACATACGTCTAACCTATCATACAGTAATCAAGTAAACTTATTGAGAATATAAGTCACAGTTACAAAAATCACTTTATAGCACCGTAAATCACCGATTCCAGATAATATATATCAACTCCATCACCAAAAACATGTCCGACATTCTTGCATATATTGCTCTTATAGGCGCAGGCAAAACCATCACAGAGGAAGGTTCTTCTTTTTTGATTTCAAAGttgcaaaggaaaaaaaaagtaaacaaagcaaacagcacATACAGTCGTCATGTTTGACTTTACGGAtccttcattctttttttcttttttttaagtttcccGGTGACAGTTATGTGATTTGGGAGAAGTTATTGGGTGTAAAGAATGGGCATAAAGCAGCTATAATCAATCATTTCTACACAGTTCATTAAACGGCTGTATGAAAACAACATGTCGCTGTGAAAGGGAAGATGACTCAGCTGAATGTGGGGCCTTCAAAGAGCGTCATAGTGACCGTTAGCTTGTTGTTTAGCTGTCTGGCACACAGCCTCACTGTTCTGGTTCACTCTCGCAGCTCTAGTGATGTCGTTCTTAGAGGAAATTGCTTGAAAACTCACTGACAACTTCATGTTCAGAGCTTATAGGACGACAACCTCAAAGAGCAGCTACAACACAGCTTagaattagcttagcttagcccccaggagttggtggagaccaaaactaGAGCAAAAGACACTGAATATGTAACTTACATTCACCAGGTGGACATAAGGCTCTAAGGTAGTCATATTTATGTTCCTCTCAAGCTGTAAGATGTGTGAATAAGCAACTGTTTCATAATAGGTTCAACATATCTACAAtaattggcaaaaaaaagctgttgttgCCCGTTTTAAATAGAGAATCTTACTTTTACGTTAACCGCTCTCATGCTACCTGCAGGAGAGTTGTCAAGTCTTTTACAGGAAATGATAggatccttaaaaaaaaattaaactaatACAAAAATCTTGTGGGGATCTTGTCTCAGAACGGGGTTTTTGCCGAGCGAGTGAGGTAGAGTGATTGTTCAGTCGAGATGGCAGCATTAGGCACGGGTGTTTCAGTGCAAAATGAGTCCCATCTGAGACGTGAGCTGCTGGTGTTTGCCCCCCTCCTGTTCCTGTATCACTCTCATCTCTTAACCCTTCAGCACGCAGATCACTATCGGGGTAAAAGAGATGCACTAAAAAGTGGAATTAGTTAGCTTCAAGTGCTGCTGAAAAAAGTCTCAGAAAAACTCCGAACTGGAAGACAAATAGAAATGTTGCAGCAGGTTTTCGTTTgtcctgctttctttctttttttcatttttttttttgggaagcAGTTAATGTAAAATAGGCGGCACGTCACCAGCTGagagtctctctctgttttcaatCAGGTCCTCTTTGGTTTTCTGTATGCGGGAGAAGATTTCCCTAAAAAGTTCCTTGTATTCCGGTTGGTGAAAGTCGTCCTTAAAGTCCTCCATGTCAGCCAGAGCAGAACAagcggcggcggcagcagcgAGGGATGCAGTTTGGACTGACTTGTGGCTCTGCatgtcctcgtcctcttcctcctccggcCCCTGATGGCAACGCTGCAGCAGCTCTTCGTACTTCACCTGCAAGGCACTGTACTGGGCGTCGACCTCGTTGAGCAGCGAGATCCCGCGGTACTTCACCACCTCTGCTCTGCGCACGCAGGAGCACTCGTGGTCGTAGATCCTGTCCGCAGAGTCGGGCATCTGGGTCAACTTCAGGAGCCGCTCGCTGTCACAACGCTTCAGGATCCGGGGGCTCCTAGGTACAGCAGACTCCCCTTCACCCTCGTCCTCTGGGTTCAGGAACATCGAGTTGGACAGCAGGGTATGGAGGACTTCCGGCCTGGTGGATTTTTTGGAAGACTCTGATTTCCAGAGCTGACGGAGCTCTTCAGCCTCGTGCTCCAGCTCGGACACTCTGACCTAAAACACAATACGAGTTGAtttagagaggagaggaaggtcaagaggaaccaaaacaaactgtgatCTAAGTGCAACGATGACAATGATGAGTGTGGTTTGAAGTTTAGTGACAGTAAAATAGAGTTATTCTTGTATATAAAAGGTATTTGAAAGGATTTCAGAGATCAAAGTTCAGGGAAAGACCAAACGCTGGCTGCTCTCTGATGTTTCAGTTTGACATGGAGGTACTTTTAGCTAAACGCTTGCTGATGCTCATCTCCTCAGAACGACAATGCTAACTTGCAAATACTAAGAATGTACTAGCGAGTGTTAGCATGCGAACATTTGCTATTTATAACTTGGTTATACTTGGCTGGTGGGAATACGGTTAGTTTTTTAAGTGTGCAGTAAAACTTTCTTTCCACTAGCTGTTGAGACATTTCCCTTAAAGATGTTGCGGTCATGATAGCACGACAGCAAAAGAGAGTTCAAGAAAGTAGGTAGGATTCATCCCACAGGGACCGTGAACGTCTttgaaattgttatttttttgtatcttagAAAAAGTTTTTGGTGTATTTCAGTGTGACCAAAGAGATAAATCAACAGTGTCAGCAAGAGAAAAGCTAAATTAGCGTGGCTAAAAGCTAACAATTTAGCGGGAAAAAGCTTCACCCCTAGAATGTTCAGATATCTCGCCCTCCGGTCAAACCTTAAACACTTCAAAGTTGATGTTTTGACTTAAGTCTTTTTCATCACTGGTTAACTTGTTgtaggtgcatgtgtgaaaaaaaatactaatacaGCATATCTATTATACCTGACATCCCTCCATCTTTGACACCTGCTGTTCCAGCGCTGCATTTTCACCGGCGAGCATCTCGGCCTCTCGCTCGGACGCCTCCCGTCGCGCGCGCTCAGTTGCAAACTGAGTCTGCAGCGCGCGGAGGGATTGCCGTAGTGACGCCTGCTCCTCCTCGCGCCACGACTCCTTTGAGGACTCAAAATCATCTGAAGCTTCTTCAGCGTCGTAGTCATACctgtacacagacacagacaatcATTACTATGTGGATGTTATCTGCTCACCCAGTTTGAATCATTAATAATCATGAATATTAGTTAAAAATGAGTTCAGAAGTATATCTTTTATATTAGTATATCTGAGGAATAGTTAAAAGGttaaggaaatacattttttactttcttgCGCAAAGTTTAatgaagctaaagctagcaAGCGCTTAGCTAGGCTAGAAACAAGGAAGCAGCTAGCCTGGCTGTGTTTCAAAGTGAATCCACCTAGCGTCAACTCACAAGTTCACCACTTTACATATTACACTTGTTAacaatttatttacatgttaagtGTCAAACTTAACCAATAtttattgtacatttatttaaacatcatCCCAATGCCATGAACCGTCTTAATATAGCATTCTagtatgctaacatttgctaattAGCACTTAACATGTTAAAGTTGAGTTTTGTTGGTATTTTCTCTAAATACCAGAGTTGAACATTAATGATGATTCCACTGGCATGACTGAAGCTAAACGCTGAAGCCAAAATAAACTCCCCATGTGAAATGTTTTAGCACCTATGATTCCATAACAACTGATTAACCTTCATTAGCTGATAAATGCTATCTGATATGATCAAAACATCCACAGCAGGCGTGTAAGTGCACTTTGAGTTGTGCTGTTTAGTCAACTACTTCTGTATAACCTTTGATATGCACTCGTtcacagctaatgttagcattttacCTTTCACACGTATGTGCTTTATAATAACCCAAAACAAATTTAGAGGTTAAGGAAATTTAAGGGAAGTgggaaaaatgtataaaaactcATAAGCTGGGTTCAGACAAATACTGCATGACCTAATATATTAATTtaatcaagataaaaaaaaatgctgattgTGATCAATAAATTGAAAACTGTGCTTCATTCATTAAATCGTAGTTGTCTTAACTTATCATACATAAATATGCTTACAGTGCAGAaccagaatcagctttattggtcTTTACAGATgcaaatgaatgaatcaaactTCATACTCTTCTGTATCCTTTGTCTCTTAtatctgtgtttaaaatatcTATACAATATCATTTGAGCAAGAATGTTTTGTTTCACACATGGGGGGAATATATGAGCAGCTGAAAACAGAAACCATGCATGGACAGGTTACGTCAGACAACAAGGAACAGAACATACGCACAATCATCAACAACTTATCAGTCAAACAGAGTCGATTAGAAAGCAGCTGAAGAATCAACGGCGGCTTCAGGGCGATATTGAGACATGTTTGTACTTGGCTTAGACTTTGACCTCTTTCGTTCCAACCTGATCTATCAAACAGCAAACATAGTTCAGTGAGATTTGCATCCACCTGACCTGGATGTTTTTAGGGACCAGTACTAAcaggattacacacacacagacaaaacgTAGGCACGGCATTAACCTGTGACACCAACACAGAGGAAGTGACCGCGGCATGAAACATTCAGAGTAATGGGACTGTGAGGTAGACATGGACAGCTGCCAGGGAGGAGGATTAGGACTCAATAGGAGACAGCTAAAGCCAGGAGGACTCAGGGGAGGATTTCATGCATCTTACAAAGAGTTTCTGAACCGGTGACAAAGCAAGATTTCATATTTGACCAGgttaagaaatacatttagaaCGCTGTTTTAACAGTTAttgaaagtatttatttttttcctaaaTGAATTGTGCCTAATAACACCAGATTATACTTAAACAGTTATGTAGATGAAGTTGTTAACAGATGGGTTAGTGTATTAATGCACAGTTATTTTTGATTGAATCCTAAATGGgtaatgctgtgtgtgtctgtgtgtcttcaaaCATTTACAACTGAAGTCTGTAAATGTGCAATTTTGGCTGCGAAACACACACGTCTTTGTGCATGAACaaggttaaacattttttaagagaTGGTAAATATTTTCCTCAAAGGTTCCTTCTGGCTGTAAAGTTAAAGGCTTCTGTATTTTGggaaattaccttttttttcgtTCCTGCTCAAAGCTAGCTGTGGAAAGCCACACCATGCTTATGTTTGTATG carries:
- the LOC132955994 gene encoding LOW QUALITY PROTEIN: cerebellar degeneration-related protein 2-like (The sequence of the model RefSeq protein was modified relative to this genomic sequence to represent the inferred CDS: inserted 1 base in 1 codon) encodes the protein MLTDMIVDEEFEIKEEEPWYDKQDLEHDLQLAAELGKTLLERNXELEQGLQQMYSTNQEQLQEIEYLTKQVDLLRQVNDQHAKVYEQLDVAARELEQNNRKLVQDNRTGQQKIQGLMETVEVLQTQVEELQQQVEQLKLGPSQSQKHAHRDKWPPRGSQSVCLTELQNTLRYDYDAEEASDDFESSKESWREEEQASLRQSLRALQTQFATERARREASEREAEMLAGENAALEQQVSKMEGCQVRVSELEHEAEELRQLWKSESSKKSTRPEVLHTLLSNSMFLNPEDEGEGESAVPRSPRILKRCDSERLLKLTQMPDSADRIYDHECSCVRRAEVVKYRGISLLNEVDAQYSALQVKYEELLQRCHQGPEEEEDEDMQSHKSVQTASLAAAAAACSALADMEDFKDDFHQPEYKELFREIFSRIQKTKEDLIENRERLSAGDVPPILH